A genomic window from Methanobacterium sp. BRmetb2 includes:
- a CDS encoding ATP-dependent helicase yields the protein MDKDFICNKCGMLKMNCICSSNSPKSSKKVEISNSQISDIKRSYPNIDQDIIENFPFPYPREGQLEIIAEIRDAIDKGFRYIILEAGTGTGKSAIASTLVRMYQPAYILTMTKQLQSQYAKEFGYPLVKGRSNFACKEDDLDSTCDIGTCQTTPRSRKFTCPYGITKADYDKGIPAFKDAFENQIYFKSTDKCNYWEQKAEAVNSKITLMNYDYALLELNYVKHFNKRNIMILDEAHNIEDKLMHRLEVNIFNKRLEKDIKKSIPRSMMEYEDPSEWVMFVESTYEDYKAINVKDIPKNKADRINRTKNRLNELLTNMEDNPKNWVVDSSPGGVSFKPLKVNMYAEEHLLKHADVCLFMSATILDHKLFSKWLGIRPAELYSLKIDSTFPTSKRPVYIKTKGKMSASSIKHTAPKTISVLNKIIKHHKHEKGLIHTHNYKCQEYIMNNIHNSRLISHNSQNREYQLNQFEKSKDPLILVSPSMSEGVDLPYDQCHFQVIYKVPFPYLGDKQVNKRMRRDPRWYAYKTVMTLIQAYGRGMRAEDDYCDTYILDGNIDMMFKSPRYRSLVPKFFKEAVQRDD from the coding sequence ATGGATAAGGATTTCATATGTAACAAGTGCGGAATGTTGAAAATGAACTGTATCTGTTCATCAAATAGCCCTAAAAGTTCCAAAAAGGTGGAAATTTCAAATAGTCAGATCTCAGATATTAAAAGGTCTTATCCTAATATTGATCAGGACATAATAGAAAATTTTCCTTTTCCCTATCCCCGCGAAGGGCAGCTGGAAATAATAGCTGAAATAAGGGATGCTATAGATAAAGGATTTCGCTACATAATCCTGGAGGCCGGCACCGGCACCGGCAAATCAGCGATAGCATCTACTTTAGTTAGGATGTATCAACCGGCTTACATTCTTACCATGACCAAACAACTCCAGTCACAGTATGCCAAGGAATTTGGCTATCCTTTGGTCAAGGGAAGATCTAATTTTGCATGTAAGGAAGATGATCTGGACTCAACTTGTGATATTGGGACCTGTCAAACCACACCCCGGTCACGGAAATTTACCTGTCCTTATGGAATAACCAAAGCTGATTATGATAAGGGGATACCTGCTTTTAAGGATGCATTTGAAAATCAAATTTATTTTAAGTCTACAGATAAATGTAACTACTGGGAACAGAAGGCTGAGGCAGTTAACAGTAAGATAACGTTAATGAATTATGATTATGCCTTGTTGGAGCTTAACTACGTCAAACATTTTAATAAGAGAAATATAATGATCTTGGACGAGGCCCATAATATTGAAGACAAGCTCATGCACCGCTTGGAGGTAAATATTTTCAATAAAAGACTGGAAAAGGATATAAAAAAATCAATACCTCGTTCAATGATGGAATATGAGGATCCTTCAGAATGGGTAATGTTTGTCGAGTCCACATATGAGGATTATAAGGCTATTAACGTAAAAGATATTCCCAAAAATAAGGCAGACAGAATAAATCGGACCAAAAACCGCTTAAACGAGCTTTTGACCAATATGGAAGATAATCCTAAAAATTGGGTGGTTGATTCATCACCGGGTGGTGTTTCCTTTAAACCATTGAAAGTGAATATGTACGCTGAAGAACATCTTTTAAAACATGCTGATGTCTGTTTGTTTATGAGTGCCACTATTTTGGACCATAAATTGTTCAGTAAATGGTTGGGCATACGTCCTGCGGAGCTTTATTCCCTAAAAATCGACAGTACTTTTCCAACCTCAAAAAGACCAGTATATATTAAAACTAAGGGTAAAATGTCAGCTAGTTCCATAAAACACACGGCACCAAAGACCATATCTGTCTTGAATAAGATTATAAAACATCATAAACATGAAAAAGGACTTATACATACTCATAACTATAAATGTCAAGAATATATCATGAATAACATCCATAATTCCCGTTTAATTAGTCATAACAGTCAAAATAGGGAATATCAACTGAATCAATTCGAAAAAAGTAAGGATCCCTTGATATTGGTTAGTCCATCCATGAGTGAGGGCGTTGATTTGCCCTATGATCAGTGCCACTTCCAGGTTATTTATAAAGTACCCTTCCCTTATCTGGGGGATAAGCAAGTAAATAAAAGAATGCGACGGGACCCTCGTTGGTATGCTTATAAAACTGTAATGACACTGATTCAAGCATATGGGCGAGGTATGAGGGCTGAGGATGATTATTGTGATACTTACATTTTAGATGGTAACATAGATATGATGTTTAAAAGTCCCAGATATAGATCACTTGTACCAAAATTCTTTAAAGAAGCAGTACAAAGGGATGATTAA
- the cobI gene encoding precorrin-2 C(20)-methyltransferase, translating into MMKKGKLIGIGVGPGDTELLTLKAVKMLKSVDVICAPKSADSKPSLALSIVKPILKERNNSYEILEPLFPMIEDNNKLKEYWDKAAQLISKELNKGLDVAFITLGDPSIYSTFAYIFKIINRMNFDVELIPGITSFTGCAASGKMPLAEKDEIIVIVPKVDERLEQIMEHGDTFVIMKTSRNLKLLEETIDKDERTKEILSVQNCSMDDEKIINGFSKDKKYLSTTIVKFKDKK; encoded by the coding sequence ATCATGAAGAAAGGAAAATTAATAGGAATTGGTGTGGGGCCCGGAGATACCGAACTATTAACATTAAAGGCTGTAAAGATGTTAAAAAGTGTGGATGTAATATGTGCCCCCAAATCCGCTGATTCAAAACCGAGTTTGGCATTATCAATCGTTAAACCAATTCTTAAAGAACGAAATAACTCATATGAAATTTTAGAACCACTATTTCCAATGATAGAAGATAATAATAAACTTAAAGAGTATTGGGACAAGGCTGCCCAGTTAATATCCAAAGAACTAAATAAAGGTCTGGACGTTGCCTTCATAACATTGGGAGATCCGTCAATTTATAGTACTTTTGCCTATATCTTTAAAATTATTAACAGAATGAACTTTGATGTAGAGTTAATTCCAGGAATAACCTCATTTACAGGATGTGCCGCCAGTGGAAAAATGCCTCTGGCTGAAAAAGATGAAATTATTGTCATCGTACCTAAAGTTGATGAAAGATTGGAACAGATAATGGAACATGGCGACACCTTTGTCATAATGAAAACCTCTAGAAATCTTAAATTACTTGAAGAGACTATAGATAAAGATGAAAGAACTAAAGAAATATTGTCTGTGCAGAACTGCAGTATGGATGACGAAAAAATAATAAATGGTTTCTCAAAGGATAAAAAATATCTTTCAACCACAATAGTTAAATTTAAAGATAAAAAATAA